The sequence below is a genomic window from Flavobacterium sediminilitoris.
AAAGAACAAGAGGATTAGAATATAGTATTTCACACTATGGAGATAGTTTTTATATAGTTACAAATAAAGATGGAGCAACTAACTTTAAACTGATGAAAACAAATGAGCAAAAAACTACCATGGAAAATTGGTCAGAAGTTATTCCTCATAGAAATGATGTTTTATTAGAAGGAGTTGATATTTTTAAAAAATATTTAGTAGTTGAAGAACGTTCAAACGGATTAAATAAAATTCAAATACGTCCTTGGAGTGGAGAAGGAGCTTACTATTTACCTTTTGAAAGTGAAACATATACAGCATACACTACAACAAACCCTGATTTTGATACAGATATTCTACGTTATGCATATCAATCTTTAACAACACCATCATCAGTTATAGATTTTAATATGGAAACAAAAGATAAAACAATATTAAAAGAACAAGAGGTTTTAGGAGGGAAATTTGATAAAAATAATTATGTAGAAGAAAGAATTTGGGCAACAGCTACAGACGGAACAAAAGTGCCAATTTCTATGGTTTATAAAAAAGGAATTAAGAAAGACGGATCAAATCCATTTTTATTATACGCTTATGGATCTTATGGAGCATCGATGGATCCTTATTTTTCAACTACAAGATTAAGTTTGTTAGATAGAGGTTTTATCTTTGGAATAGCACATATTAGAGGAGGAGAAGATTTAGGAAGACAATGGTATGAAGATGGGAAACTATTGAAAAAGAAAAATACATTTACAGATTTTATAGACTGTTCAAAATATGTTATTGATGAAAAATACACATCATCAAAACATTTATATGCAGAAGGAGGATCAGCAGGAGGATTGTTAATGGGAGCAATAATAAATATGGCACCAGAATTATATAACGGAGTTATAGCTCAGGTACCATTTGTAGATGTTGTAACAACCATGTTAGACGATTCAATTCCATTAACAACAGGGGAATATGACGAATGGGGAAATCCAAATGAAAAAGAATACTATGATTATATGTTGTCTTATTCACCTTACGACAATGTAAAAGCTCAAGATTATCCAAATATGTACGTCTCTACAGGGCTACATGATTCTCAAGTTCAGTATTGGGAACCAGCAAAATGGGTTGCAAAGTTAAGAGCAGTAAAAACAAATAATAATTTATTATTTTTAAATACTAATATGGATGCTGGTCATGGCGGTGCTTCAGGACGCTTTGAAGCTCTTAAAGATGTGGCTAAAGAATTTAGTTTTTTATTAGATTTAGAGAAAATTAAGGAGTAGTTAAATTTTTTTGTTAAATTTGCAGGGTTTTGGGGCTTCAAAAAAAGTGATATGATATTCCCCAACTAATTTAGTTTTTATGAAAGAAGAAATAAATGCCTACAACAATATTTTAGAATTAATTGGTAATACACCTCTAATTAAATTAAATAGAGTAACTGAAAATATAGAAGGTAATTTTTATGCTAAAGTAGAAGCTTTTAATCCGGGACATTCTACGAAAGATAGAATCGCATTATACATTATTAATGAGGCTGAGCGTAGGGGTATTCTGAAACCTGGAGATACAATTATTGAAACAACATCTGGAAATACTGGCTTTAGTCTAGCTATGGTGAGTATTATCAAAGGATATGACTGTATTTTAGCTGTTAGTTCAAAATCATCAAAGGATAAAATAGATATGTTACGCACAATGGGTGCAAAAGTATATGTTTGTCCTGCTCATGTTTCTGCTGATGATGAGCGATCTTATTACAATGTAGCAAAGCGTTTGCATGAAGAAACAAAAGGATCAATATATATAAATCAATATTTCAATGATTTAAATATTGATGCACATTATAAAACAACAGGGCCAGAAATTTGGGAGCAAACTAAAGGAAGAATTACTCACTTGGTTGCTTGTAGTGGAACTGGAGGAACAATTTCAGGAACAGCAAGATTTTTAAAAGAGAAAAACCCAAATATTAAAATATTAGGAGTTGATGCTTTTGGATCGGTTTTAAAGAAATATCACGAAACCAAAGAATTTGATGACAAAGAGATTTATCCATATAGAATTGAAGGTTTAGGGAAAAATTTAATTCCTACAGCTACAGATTTTGATATGATTGATAAATTTATGAAAGTATCAGATGAAGATAGTGCTCATACAGCAAGAGAAATAGCAAGAAAAGAAGGGTTGTTTGTAGGATATACATCTGGAGCAGCTTTGCAAGCAATAAAACAATTTGGAGAAGAAGGAGAATTTGCAGAAGATAGTGTAGTGGTAGTTATTTTTCCAGATCATGGTTCTCGATATATGAGTAAAGTATTTAGTGATGATTGGATGAGTGAACAAGGCTTTTTTGATAGCGTTAACAGTGAAGAAACGCAAAAAGTTGAAATTATAAAGTAAAAATATAATTATAAATAACTAAAAACTCCGAGTATAACTCGGAGTTTTTTATTTAATAAAAGCGAAAAAAATATTTTTATTTTGTTTTATTGATACCAATCGGTATCTTTGTCAAGTGAAAAAATCAGATTTTACAAAAGATAGAATAATTAAAGAGTCTAGTATCTTGTTTAATACACAAGGATATAAAAGTACGTCCTTAAGTGAAATAACAGAAGCTTGTGGTTATACAAAAGGCGCAATTTATAGACATTTTGAAAACAAAGAAGCTTTAGAAATAGAATCTTTAGATTATATGTCAAAACTGGTGATGTTAACTCTGAATGAGAAAATAAAAAACAGAGCAAATGTTTTTGAGAAGTTATATGCTATTCTTGATTTTTATTGTTCTTATACTAATAACCCTATAATAAAAGGAGGTTGTCCTTTATTAAATACAGCTATTGAAGTTGATGAGACAGATTCTGTTTTAAGATTAAAGGCAAAATATTTTTTAGACACAATCAAAAGAGCAATTGAGAAAATTTTAATTAATGGAGTAAAACATAATCAATTAAAACCTGAAATAAATATTGAAGAAACAGTTGTAGTTATTATTGCAAGTTTGGAAGGAGCTATTATGATGAGTAAATTAAATAATAATAACATGGATATAAAATTAGTTACAAAACATTTAAAAAGACATTTAGAGATATATAAAATATAATTTTTTTAAATAAAAAAATACCGATTGGTATCAAAATAAAAATATGAAAAAAATAATAATAAAATTAACAGGGGTGTATTTTAATATATTGGCATACGTAAAACCATCATTATTAAAACAAAAAGGATATGAATTATTTTGTAATCCATTTAGTAGAAAAGTATTGCCTCATCATTTGAAGTTTCTTGAAACAGCAGAAATGTTTCAGTTTCAGTTTGAAAGAAAAAATGTGCAAGCTTATAAATGGGGAAATGGATCAAAAAAAGTTTTATTAATACATGGTTGGGCAAGTAATACTTTTAGATGGAAAAAGATAATTGAAAAAATGAAAGAAGACGATTTCACTATTTATGCTTTTGATGCTCCAGCACATGGACTATCGGAAGGGAAAATATTAAATCTTTTAATCTATAAAAATTGTTTGGATGCTTTTTTGAAAGAAATAACAACAGTTGATTATGCAATTGCACATTCAGTAGGAGGTTTTGCTCTTCAATACGCTTTACATGATAATAAAGAAATTGATATTAAAAAAGCAGTTATAATGGGAGCACCAGGAGAAGCAAGTGATTTTTTTGTTTTTTATAAAAATTTATTATCATTAAATGCTAAATCAATGAAATTGATTATTGAGCAATTTAAACATGAATTAGGATATTATCCTTCTTATTTTTCTGCAAAAGAATTTTCAAAAGATATTGAAATTCCAATTTTATTAATACATGATAAAGACGATAAGGATACTGATTCAAAATATACTGAAACCTTGTCTGAAGTTATTAAAAATAGCAGATTATTGTTAACAGAAGGATTAGGGCATAATTTAAAATCTAAAGAGCTAGATTATGAAATTATTAATTTTATAAAGGAAGAAGTTCAAGTTTATTATTAAAATTTATTTGTAGTAAATGTAAGTATAATAGTCATCTCTTAAAAAAATATATTTTTAAGAGATGATGAAATGAAGTTTTTGAGTTAATCTTCGATTTTATTATCGTCAATAATTCCCATATGTTTAGCGCGATTTTCCCAACTTTTCCTAGCTAATTGTTGTAAATCAGCAACACTATCACTCTCGTCCATTATTTCTAACCCTAAAAGGGTTTCAATAACATCTTCTTGAGTAACTAAACCACTAACGGAACCGTATTCATCTA
It includes:
- a CDS encoding S9 family peptidase; its protein translation is MKKISYLASISFIFVASCKEKKEEMKTDIQPPIAKIVPHTLEKHGDVRTDNYFWLNDREDKEVIDYLNKENEYYEKMTAHTKKLQDDLFKEMKARIKEDDTSVPYFYNGYYYITRFEKGNDYPIYARKKGSLDAKEEIMFDCNEMAKGHSYFNLSGLSVSEDNKWATFGVDLVSRRQYTIQIKNLETGEILSDKIENTTGGSTWASDNKTIFYTKKDSKTLRSDMIYKHIINTSVDKDEQVYHEKDDTFATFVYKEKSKKYIVIGSSSTLTSEYQILEANNPNGKFRVFQKRTRGLEYSISHYGDSFYIVTNKDGATNFKLMKTNEQKTTMENWSEVIPHRNDVLLEGVDIFKKYLVVEERSNGLNKIQIRPWSGEGAYYLPFESETYTAYTTTNPDFDTDILRYAYQSLTTPSSVIDFNMETKDKTILKEQEVLGGKFDKNNYVEERIWATATDGTKVPISMVYKKGIKKDGSNPFLLYAYGSYGASMDPYFSTTRLSLLDRGFIFGIAHIRGGEDLGRQWYEDGKLLKKKNTFTDFIDCSKYVIDEKYTSSKHLYAEGGSAGGLLMGAIINMAPELYNGVIAQVPFVDVVTTMLDDSIPLTTGEYDEWGNPNEKEYYDYMLSYSPYDNVKAQDYPNMYVSTGLHDSQVQYWEPAKWVAKLRAVKTNNNLLFLNTNMDAGHGGASGRFEALKDVAKEFSFLLDLEKIKE
- a CDS encoding PLP-dependent cysteine synthase family protein; the protein is MKEEINAYNNILELIGNTPLIKLNRVTENIEGNFYAKVEAFNPGHSTKDRIALYIINEAERRGILKPGDTIIETTSGNTGFSLAMVSIIKGYDCILAVSSKSSKDKIDMLRTMGAKVYVCPAHVSADDERSYYNVAKRLHEETKGSIYINQYFNDLNIDAHYKTTGPEIWEQTKGRITHLVACSGTGGTISGTARFLKEKNPNIKILGVDAFGSVLKKYHETKEFDDKEIYPYRIEGLGKNLIPTATDFDMIDKFMKVSDEDSAHTAREIARKEGLFVGYTSGAALQAIKQFGEEGEFAEDSVVVVIFPDHGSRYMSKVFSDDWMSEQGFFDSVNSEETQKVEIIK
- a CDS encoding TetR/AcrR family transcriptional regulator; this translates as MKKSDFTKDRIIKESSILFNTQGYKSTSLSEITEACGYTKGAIYRHFENKEALEIESLDYMSKLVMLTLNEKIKNRANVFEKLYAILDFYCSYTNNPIIKGGCPLLNTAIEVDETDSVLRLKAKYFLDTIKRAIEKILINGVKHNQLKPEINIEETVVVIIASLEGAIMMSKLNNNNMDIKLVTKHLKRHLEIYKI
- a CDS encoding alpha/beta hydrolase, yielding MKKIIIKLTGVYFNILAYVKPSLLKQKGYELFCNPFSRKVLPHHLKFLETAEMFQFQFERKNVQAYKWGNGSKKVLLIHGWASNTFRWKKIIEKMKEDDFTIYAFDAPAHGLSEGKILNLLIYKNCLDAFLKEITTVDYAIAHSVGGFALQYALHDNKEIDIKKAVIMGAPGEASDFFVFYKNLLSLNAKSMKLIIEQFKHELGYYPSYFSAKEFSKDIEIPILLIHDKDDKDTDSKYTETLSEVIKNSRLLLTEGLGHNLKSKELDYEIINFIKEEVQVYY